A region from the Anoplolepis gracilipes chromosome 2, ASM4749672v1, whole genome shotgun sequence genome encodes:
- the LOC140673991 gene encoding uncharacterized protein isoform X1: MVSQHAMATTVRKVKQENRLRRQNQSQDEEGPYKPVPPPKPVSNNQKNHQDSQQDEQREQTVVDRSSLRTTSGPERASVAENGQVRSAAGQPFAPEYRMPPLYGEEQSSGQAQQAASLQTHSSKFPIERELVLSSGDKNSKIPILHEYKQRTAGRVAIAPDAPIKQQAWVQEGTQMQEVRQDSQTRNYQSQDTYSSTSGAVPRTTKIDEEKTKSLSRTYHTIKDMISSRFGPSRKDIEPEPEASLNNVTEELRKSSRSIDDDEARKKEGIYGKPRAQEPSVNVQQYSKNTYGQYGHAYVYQSNQQNIPLPGQLQPTTTIQPNLPGQSAQLHVTHHTPPGGVQTVHQTQVSAFGQTATGAQQVQNVTREYVVQAPGGMTGQQMHQGVHQSPAQGQGQGTQKPHGLSVQQHQVGNAMPPTNQSFQSPQQLLHQNQNHHQSPRFAQQHAQNLHQRQLIQQLHQQQMAGQPNSQAAGARNVQQSYFANSVSYQQYQQARQAMSRSQIDLPSTSRQAQELRVSGQEVYYHYAQGRPRYGVPQVYMKTESTQETEFQRRNSAKGIEKAASQPQLCYEDERNAETAKNPTENMKNLIVDPLDKERYEITVEDRNQSETSGRNGLQRNEEYRPETSFGIRRDETRASKKEQEQGSSGQEGGQNTVDGNSVQKRIEELQKRVEQESHFNSKPANDVDGLRIGLATKMIGEASKRLEGGQYSGKETVVKSDTRKDDLEQGIGRLKIQNQGSGSDYDKAGQSSSNVDSGRGSAIYSSGRRPPPDDQTLAQVQDSEWVDIVESELRSILEPRDVPAMAHSTLSESVSSVTPPLPPLSPHDSPRTPRNRYSTSLPYGSKPNYSDYSKAMEKRGFSSSTKHRGASTSKKEAAKKFSHLFGVEAADLTSTTTGLDLDSMLDRSDSDLSTTDARTIRKQLEGLENMYSEVLKLLGGSVKKRRKARGLTSYGSVSSLPTSSVSSRPVTRHHDKRRSHVIDDRMKKAKDIKSINKRFQRLESHVVTLARSVAHLSSEMRTQHLMIQEMESIKCEIATLRTQTSMAMVRSQSQPLIKDSELPALSNPSRVKKLTKFFGAEPPLIRLFLRELGYEKYATAFEKERVGMVELPYLSEERLQKMGVPLGPRLRILQEARISVCKDPIYVV, encoded by the exons ATGAAGAGGGACCTTACAAGCCAGTGCCACCACCGAAGCCGGTGTCGAACAATCAGAAGAATCATCAGGACAGTCAGCAGGACGAGCAACGGGAACAGACGGTAGTCGACCGTTCGTCGTTGCGAACAACTTCCGGTCCGGAAAGGGCCAGCGTCGCGGAGAACGGGCAAGTTCGAAGCGCGGCCGGGCAGCCCTTCGCACCGGAATACAGAATGCCACCTTTGTATGGGGAGGAGCAGAGTTCGGGTCAGGCTCAACAGGCGGCTAGTTTGCAGACTCATAGCAGCAAGTTTCCG ATAGAACGCGAGTTGGTCCTGTCATCAGGAGATAAGAATTCCAAGATTCCTATTCTTCACGAATACAAACAGAGAACCGCTGGAAGAGTCGCCATCGCGCCGGATGCACCGATTAAGCAACAAGCCTGGGTTCAAGAG ggaACTCAAATGCAGGAAGTGAGACAGGACAGTCAAACGAGGAACTATCAATCACAGGACACCTACTC ATCGACATCCGGAGCGGTACCGAGAACTACGAAGATTGACGAGGAGAAGACAAAATCGCTATCCAGGACTTATCACACTATTAAGGACATGATCTCGAGCCGTTTCGGACCGAGTCGTAAGGACATCGAGCCGGAACCGGAAGCAAGTTTGAACAACGTTACGGAGGAGCTGCGAAAGTCGAGCAGGAGCATCGACGATGATGAGGCTAGGAAGAAGGAGGGAATCTACGGGAAGCCTCGTGCGCAGGAACCGTCGGTTAACGTgcagcaatattctaaaaatacttACG GTCAGTACGGTCACGCGTACGTCTATCAAAGCAATCAGCAAAACATACCTTTGCCAGGCCAACTACAACCGACTACGACCATTCAACCAAATTTACCTGGTCAGAGCGCTCAGCTACACGTAACTCACCACACTCCACCAGGAGGAGTTCAAACGGTTCATCAAACCCAAGTTTCTGCTTTCGGTCAAACCGCGACAGGTGCGCAGCAGGTGCAGAATGTTACGAGAGAATACGTGGTTCAGGCACCGGGCGGTATGACCGGCCAACAAATGCATCAGGGAGTTCATCAGAGTCCCGCGCAAGGACAG GGGCAAGGCACGCAAAAACCACACGGTCTATCCGTACAACAGCATCAAGTAGGAAACGCGATGCCACCGACTAACCAAAGCTTCCAAAGTCCTCAGCAGCTGCTCCATCAAAACCAAAATCATCATCAGAGTCCGCGGTTCGCGCAGCAGCACGCTCAAAACTTGCATCAGCGTCAGCTGATCCAGCAGTTGCATCAGCAACAAATGGCTGGACAGCCGAATTCGCAAGCAGCGGGCGCGCGAAATGTGCAGCAGTCATACTTTGCTAATAGCGTCTCTTATCAACAATACCAGCAGGCCAGGCAGGCCATGTCGAGATCGCAAATCGATCTTCCCAGCACATCCAGACAAGCGCAAGAACTTCGTGTGTCGGGTCAGGAAGTGTACTACCATTACGCTCAGGGTAGGCCTCGATACGGCGTTCCTCAGGTCTACATGAAGACCGAGAGCACGCAGGAGACAGAATTCCAGAGGCGAAACTCTGCCAAGGGTATCGAGAAGGCGGCTTCGCAACCACAGCTCTGCTATGAGGACGAGCGAAACGCTGAAACCGCGAAGAATCCCACGGAGAATATGAAGAATCTCATAGTAGACCCGTTAGACAAGGAGAG gtaTGAGATTACAGTGGAGGATCGAAATCAGAGTGAAACGTCTGGAAGAAATGGATTACAAAGAAACGAAGAGTATCGTCCGGAGACTAGCTTTGGTATACGACGAGATGAGACCCGGGCTTCGAAAAAAGAACAAGAGCAAGGATCGTCGGGTCAAGAGGGAGGTCAAAATACAGTGGATGGCAATTCTGTGCAAAAGAGGATCGAGGAGTTGCAAAAGAGAGTGGAGCAAGAGAgtcattttaattctaaaccTGCTAATGACGTAGATGGCTTGAGGATCGGCCTAGCCACAAAAATGATCGGCGAAGCGTCAAAGAGGCTCGAGGGCGGGCAATACTCTGGAAAAGAGACCGTAGTGAAATCAGATACTAGGAAAGATGACCTGGAGCAAGGTATTGGCCGGTTGAAGATTCAGAATCAAGGTTCGGGCTCGGATTACGATAAAGCCGGTCAGAGTTCCTCGAATGTCGATTCCGGAAGAGGTTCCGCAATTTATTCAAGTGGAAGACGCCCGCCGCCCGACGATCAGACTCTAGCACAAG TACAAGACTCCGAATGGGTCGACATAGTGGAGTCTGAGTTGAGGAGTATTTTGGAGCCCAGGGACGTTCCAGCGATGGCGCATTCTACCTTGTCCGAAAGTGTATCTTCAGTGACACCACCTCTACCGCCGTTGTCACCTCATGACAGCCCACGTACGCCGAGAAATCGATACTCAACGAG TTTACCGTATGGATCGAAACCAAATTACAGTGATTATAGCAAAGCTATGGAGAAGAGAGGTTTTTCGAGCAGCACAAAACATCGTGGCGCCTCGACATCCAAGAAGGAAGCTGCGAAAAAGTTTTCTCATC TTTTTGGAGTAGAAGCCGCTGATTTGACATCCACCACAACGGGACTTGATTTGGATTCCATGTTGGACAGAAGTGATTCTGATCTCAGTACCACCGATGCAAGAACGATTAGAAAGCAATTAGAAGGATTAGAAAATATGTACAGCGAA GTACTTAAATTACTCGGCGGAAGCGTGAAAAAGAGACGAAAAGCGAGAGGCCTTACTAGTTATGGTTCCGTTTCATCGTTGCCAACATCGTCCGTATCATCCCGACCTGTCACGAGGCATCACGACAAACGTAGATCCCACGTGATAGATGATAGGATGAAGAAAGCCAAAGACATCAAG AGCATCAACAAGCGTTTCCAGCGATTGGAATCGCATGTGGTGACATTGGCAAGATCTGTGGCACATTTAAGTTCAGAGATGAGGACTCAGCATTTGATGATACAG GAAATGGAGAGCATAAAGTGCGAGATTGCGACTCTCAGAACGCAAACGAGCATGGCGATGGTCAGGTCACAATCGCAACCCCTGATCAAGGATTCGGAACTACCAGCGCTTTCCAATCCGTCGAGAGTGAAGAAGCTGACCAAGTTCTTCGGGGCGGAGCCTCCTCTTATCAGATTGTTTCTGAGGGAACTTGGGTATGAG aaataCGCGACTGCtttcgagaaagaaagagtcgGAATGGTGGAGCTACCTTATCTGAGCGAAGAGAGATTACAGAAGATGGGAGTTCCGCTGGGTCCAAGGTTGAGGATCCTTCAAGAAGCGAGAATTTCGGTGTGCAAAGATCCGATTTACGTAGTATGA
- the LOC140673991 gene encoding uncharacterized protein isoform X4, with product MVSQHAMATTVRKVKQENRLRRQNQSQDEEGPYKPVPPPKPVSNNQKNHQDSQQDEQREQTVVDRSSLRTTSGPERASVAENGQVRSAAGQPFAPEYRMPPLYGEEQSSGQAQQAASLQTHSSKFPIERELVLSSGDKNSKIPILHEYKQRTAGRVAIAPDAPIKQQAWVQEGTQMQEVRQDSQTRNYQSQDTYSSTSGAVPRTTKIDEEKTKSLSRTYHTIKDMISSRFGPSRKDIEPEPEASLNNVTEELRKSSRSIDDDEARKKEGIYGKPRAQEPSVNVQQYSKNTYGQYGHAYVYQSNQQNIPLPGQLQPTTTIQPNLPGQSAQLHVTHHTPPGGVQTVHQTQVSAFGQTATGAQQVQNVTREYVVQAPGGMTGQQMHQGVHQSPAQGQGQGTQKPHGLSVQQHQVGNAMPPTNQSFQSPQQLLHQNQNHHQSPRFAQQHAQNLHQRQLIQQLHQQQMAGQPNSQAAGARNVQQSYFANSVSYQQYQQARQAMSRSQIDLPSTSRQAQELRVSGQEVYYHYAQGRPRYGVPQVYMKTESTQETEFQRRNSAKGIEKAASQPQLCYEDERNAETAKNPTENMKNLIVDPLDKERYEITVEDRNQSETSGRNGLQRNEEYRPETSFGIRRDETRASKKEQEQGSSGQEGGQNTVDGNSVQKRIEELQKRVEQESHFNSKPANDVDGLRIGLATKMIGEASKRLEGGQYSGKETVVKSDTRKDDLEQGIGRLKIQNQGSGSDYDKAGQSSSNVDSGRGSAIYSSGRRPPPDDQTLAQVQDSEWVDIVESELRSILEPRDVPAMAHSTLSESVSSVTPPLPPLSPHDSPRTPRNRYSTSLPYGSKPNYSDYSKAMEKRGFSSSTKHRGASTSKKEAAKKFSHLFGVEAADLTSTTTGLDLDSMLDRSDSDLSTTDARTIRKQLEGLENMYSEVLKLLGGSVKKRRKARGLTSYGSVSSLPTSSVSSRPVTRHHDKRRSHVIDDRMKKAKDIKSINKRFQRLESHVVTLARSVAHLSSEMRTQHLMIQVFAGNGEHKVRDCDSQNANEHGDGQVTIATPDQGFGTTSAFQSVESEEADQVLRGGASSYQIVSEGTWV from the exons ATGAAGAGGGACCTTACAAGCCAGTGCCACCACCGAAGCCGGTGTCGAACAATCAGAAGAATCATCAGGACAGTCAGCAGGACGAGCAACGGGAACAGACGGTAGTCGACCGTTCGTCGTTGCGAACAACTTCCGGTCCGGAAAGGGCCAGCGTCGCGGAGAACGGGCAAGTTCGAAGCGCGGCCGGGCAGCCCTTCGCACCGGAATACAGAATGCCACCTTTGTATGGGGAGGAGCAGAGTTCGGGTCAGGCTCAACAGGCGGCTAGTTTGCAGACTCATAGCAGCAAGTTTCCG ATAGAACGCGAGTTGGTCCTGTCATCAGGAGATAAGAATTCCAAGATTCCTATTCTTCACGAATACAAACAGAGAACCGCTGGAAGAGTCGCCATCGCGCCGGATGCACCGATTAAGCAACAAGCCTGGGTTCAAGAG ggaACTCAAATGCAGGAAGTGAGACAGGACAGTCAAACGAGGAACTATCAATCACAGGACACCTACTC ATCGACATCCGGAGCGGTACCGAGAACTACGAAGATTGACGAGGAGAAGACAAAATCGCTATCCAGGACTTATCACACTATTAAGGACATGATCTCGAGCCGTTTCGGACCGAGTCGTAAGGACATCGAGCCGGAACCGGAAGCAAGTTTGAACAACGTTACGGAGGAGCTGCGAAAGTCGAGCAGGAGCATCGACGATGATGAGGCTAGGAAGAAGGAGGGAATCTACGGGAAGCCTCGTGCGCAGGAACCGTCGGTTAACGTgcagcaatattctaaaaatacttACG GTCAGTACGGTCACGCGTACGTCTATCAAAGCAATCAGCAAAACATACCTTTGCCAGGCCAACTACAACCGACTACGACCATTCAACCAAATTTACCTGGTCAGAGCGCTCAGCTACACGTAACTCACCACACTCCACCAGGAGGAGTTCAAACGGTTCATCAAACCCAAGTTTCTGCTTTCGGTCAAACCGCGACAGGTGCGCAGCAGGTGCAGAATGTTACGAGAGAATACGTGGTTCAGGCACCGGGCGGTATGACCGGCCAACAAATGCATCAGGGAGTTCATCAGAGTCCCGCGCAAGGACAG GGGCAAGGCACGCAAAAACCACACGGTCTATCCGTACAACAGCATCAAGTAGGAAACGCGATGCCACCGACTAACCAAAGCTTCCAAAGTCCTCAGCAGCTGCTCCATCAAAACCAAAATCATCATCAGAGTCCGCGGTTCGCGCAGCAGCACGCTCAAAACTTGCATCAGCGTCAGCTGATCCAGCAGTTGCATCAGCAACAAATGGCTGGACAGCCGAATTCGCAAGCAGCGGGCGCGCGAAATGTGCAGCAGTCATACTTTGCTAATAGCGTCTCTTATCAACAATACCAGCAGGCCAGGCAGGCCATGTCGAGATCGCAAATCGATCTTCCCAGCACATCCAGACAAGCGCAAGAACTTCGTGTGTCGGGTCAGGAAGTGTACTACCATTACGCTCAGGGTAGGCCTCGATACGGCGTTCCTCAGGTCTACATGAAGACCGAGAGCACGCAGGAGACAGAATTCCAGAGGCGAAACTCTGCCAAGGGTATCGAGAAGGCGGCTTCGCAACCACAGCTCTGCTATGAGGACGAGCGAAACGCTGAAACCGCGAAGAATCCCACGGAGAATATGAAGAATCTCATAGTAGACCCGTTAGACAAGGAGAG gtaTGAGATTACAGTGGAGGATCGAAATCAGAGTGAAACGTCTGGAAGAAATGGATTACAAAGAAACGAAGAGTATCGTCCGGAGACTAGCTTTGGTATACGACGAGATGAGACCCGGGCTTCGAAAAAAGAACAAGAGCAAGGATCGTCGGGTCAAGAGGGAGGTCAAAATACAGTGGATGGCAATTCTGTGCAAAAGAGGATCGAGGAGTTGCAAAAGAGAGTGGAGCAAGAGAgtcattttaattctaaaccTGCTAATGACGTAGATGGCTTGAGGATCGGCCTAGCCACAAAAATGATCGGCGAAGCGTCAAAGAGGCTCGAGGGCGGGCAATACTCTGGAAAAGAGACCGTAGTGAAATCAGATACTAGGAAAGATGACCTGGAGCAAGGTATTGGCCGGTTGAAGATTCAGAATCAAGGTTCGGGCTCGGATTACGATAAAGCCGGTCAGAGTTCCTCGAATGTCGATTCCGGAAGAGGTTCCGCAATTTATTCAAGTGGAAGACGCCCGCCGCCCGACGATCAGACTCTAGCACAAG TACAAGACTCCGAATGGGTCGACATAGTGGAGTCTGAGTTGAGGAGTATTTTGGAGCCCAGGGACGTTCCAGCGATGGCGCATTCTACCTTGTCCGAAAGTGTATCTTCAGTGACACCACCTCTACCGCCGTTGTCACCTCATGACAGCCCACGTACGCCGAGAAATCGATACTCAACGAG TTTACCGTATGGATCGAAACCAAATTACAGTGATTATAGCAAAGCTATGGAGAAGAGAGGTTTTTCGAGCAGCACAAAACATCGTGGCGCCTCGACATCCAAGAAGGAAGCTGCGAAAAAGTTTTCTCATC TTTTTGGAGTAGAAGCCGCTGATTTGACATCCACCACAACGGGACTTGATTTGGATTCCATGTTGGACAGAAGTGATTCTGATCTCAGTACCACCGATGCAAGAACGATTAGAAAGCAATTAGAAGGATTAGAAAATATGTACAGCGAA GTACTTAAATTACTCGGCGGAAGCGTGAAAAAGAGACGAAAAGCGAGAGGCCTTACTAGTTATGGTTCCGTTTCATCGTTGCCAACATCGTCCGTATCATCCCGACCTGTCACGAGGCATCACGACAAACGTAGATCCCACGTGATAGATGATAGGATGAAGAAAGCCAAAGACATCAAG AGCATCAACAAGCGTTTCCAGCGATTGGAATCGCATGTGGTGACATTGGCAAGATCTGTGGCACATTTAAGTTCAGAGATGAGGACTCAGCATTTGATGATACAG GTTTTCGCAGGAAATGGAGAGCATAAAGTGCGAGATTGCGACTCTCAGAACGCAAACGAGCATGGCGATGGTCAGGTCACAATCGCAACCCCTGATCAAGGATTCGGAACTACCAGCGCTTTCCAATCCGTCGAGAGTGAAGAAGCTGACCAAGTTCTTCGGGGCGGAGCCTCCTCTTATCAGATTGTTTCTGAGGGAACTTGGGTATGA